Within the Hevea brasiliensis isolate MT/VB/25A 57/8 chromosome 2, ASM3005281v1, whole genome shotgun sequence genome, the region CTTAATCTCCTAAGATTCAGTCTGCATATGCCTGGTTTTGTCCCTTCCAAAAAAACTCCTCCTTGAGCTCATCCCAAGCCTCTTTAGCTGATTCACAAGCCATAATTCTTGGACACAGCAGAATGTATGGAGGTTAAAGCCTTGAACCTTTTTGCACATTGCTTACCATGCATTTTGATTTGAGCAAGTGAAGGATTATCAGGCTAAGGTGGAGGTGCCCAGCCTGTCTCAACAAAATCCCATTGATCAAAAGCCTTGAGATAAGCTTTCATTTTCACTGCTCACATTTGGTAATTTTCTCCTGAGAAAATAGTAGGTGAAGGAGTTATGGAGCAGCTGGAAGCCATTGACTGTCAGTGTTTAAGGATTTTGTAGTGATGGTTTTTCTCACTTGTTTTTCTTTCGCAGCCCCTCTAAAGACCAGAGAAGCGCTGATGCTAGTTGTTGACTTTAGAGCTCAAGAAACACAGAAAAATGGCTATTGAGAGAGACTAAACTTCCTTTCATCCACAAAACTTTTTATATCAGATCATAAAATCAGTAAACTTTGCTTTTCACCTACTGCAAGCAGTAATCATATTTCAGGCATCAATCACTATTGGTGGATGAGGTTCTGTTCCTGACTTCTTGTACTTGTATGTTTGATGAATAATTTAAGCGCGTCTCACATCTGCAAGGCAAACTGATGAAAAAATATAAGTCTGTTTTGAAATTTCTAATTGGTTATTTTTGGAATTCACAACGAGAATGAAACGGGAaacgtttatatatatatatatatatatatatatatatatatatatatatataattgggtCTTTATAAATATGGCACAATAATGCATTTATATGGTACAAATATAAAATACATGTATCATTCTATAAACAAGAGAATAGTACATGGAGAATGAGAATTATATTAGAGAAGCATATAGGGATCCCTCAAGCTCAACTGCTCAAGCATCGGTCCAGTATATGTCCATTTCTCCCACATCATCAGGGTCAGAGACTCCCAAGGCATTCCAGACTGCTTTGGAGGCGTCCACAATATTGTTACGGCAAGGAGGTTGATAATCATGATCAGAATCACATCCCATGGTGGAGTCACACTCATCAACTACTTTGGCCTTGACGCTTTTTCCATTTCCATGGATGGTAATATAGTTCAAGCACCTACTCTTGTTGTCAAACCATCCTGTGGAAAGTGCTACCACCAGCTCTTTATCTGAATGGAATTTATTATCACACTCAGATGGTGCACCCCCATCACCACCAGCTTCGAAACTGTTCACTGTTATCTTTGCTTTTGTGTGGCTGCTCACTGGCGGTGAACATTTGTAAGTAGTGTAAAGCTTGCCATCTTCGCAGCAATCTGAGTCGTTTTCTTGGTTGCATTGTCCTGGGGGAGGCTTTCTAGCCCTTATCTTGCCGCTGGGCTTGCAGGTCTGAGATTCTGCACTGCTTATGACAAGAAAGAGAAGACTAAGGAGAAGGATGCTGGAGCAAACTTGATTCTTCATGTTTTTGTTTTCCTCTTTTATCTCTGTTGTATTGTTTTATGATGGTTTGGGGTGAGAGAAATGAATTGGCATATGACTTTATATAGAGAGAAGGTACTGAAAATAGCAGTTATTTAATGTGAAATTAGGACAAGTTTGTGATCTTTTCAATTCAAATAATCATGCCATTTACGTTAATTTAAACGGGGTAAATGATGACCAGTATCAAAACCTTACATAAAGGCACCGTGAAAGGTATAGGAGGAGGATGAAGACAACAGAATTAAAAAAACTTAGATTAATACAACATTGGCTGGTGTTCTGTATTTTTCCATTTCATCAAGCTTATGATACCAACATATTTCTagaaaatcataattttaaataattttaaaaaacagTACAACAGTAACAAGTTAATTTAACTTTAAATCAAATCtcaacaataattccaataaaccCTAAGACTAATATAAGCTAAGCCCATATTGGCCCAACTATGAAGAAGTTACATTAGACGTTCCACAAATATAACCATATGTTAATAAATGGTATAATATATAGAGGATCATTTCTGTAAGACCAAGAAAAGAAACATTTTTTCAGTTTATGTTACATGAcacattattatttaatattcacAAGATATGTGGAGGAATTTGGAAACACGCACTGCAGTATGATTTACACTTCAATATGGATTTGTAGCCATATTCCTCCAAGCCTATCATCCCCTAGGACTGGGAGGCGGACAGTATAATATAATCCATTGCAGTGCCACAACTGTCCTCACCGTATGCAAATGCCGTTGACGATTCCTTCTATATACGACTAGCACATCCACAGTGATATTGCTCTATATACAGAACATACATTGGATAGAAGATTTCTCCAAGGAGAATGCTTTCTGTATATATTTGAATGCTTCACCTCAGCTACTTTGTGAGGCTTTTATAAGAGAGGATGAGAACTGCAAGCTCCACAAAATCTCAGTAGTTAACTGGCATTTAGTTCTGGAATCAGGCATTTAAAGCTTAAAGAGTCCTATGAGTTGGGCCGACCATTTGTTGAGTGCTCACAAGCGTAGTTCTTTCTTTTTGCAATAAGTTGTGTTTTGATGACTTTCTCAGTTCCAATTGCTTCCTGAATGTTACTGTGAACTTGACTGCAAAGCTCATCAAGGGCTAACATTGAAAATGGTTCCTCGATCAGAACACCAACCTATGGAAATAAATTATGCGCCAAAAGAAGAATGAAGTGTTAAAATTTTGTACAAAGGAAAAGGGAGCACCTATCTAACAAGGACACCACAATATAGAACTAATTGTTGATAAGAAAGGGAAGCCAGATATATCACCCCTCCCCACCACACCCATTCCCTCTATATCAAGATTCTGGCTCCAATAATGTTCACATAGGTTATGCAGAGATTGGAGAGAGTCAATCATACAGCATATTTGCTTCACGCACATACACTATGCCAGCATATAAAAACAACTAATGTAGACAATTCATAGCAAAGAGGGGTAAAAAACATACCTCTTCTATGCAGAATAAGGAAGCAGCACTGATGAAGGTTGCGGGGACCACAATCCAGTGGCAATCATCCCAAAGTATTATAGGAAGAG harbors:
- the LOC110642532 gene encoding kiwellin-1-like, translated to MKNQVCSSILLLSLLFLVISSAESQTCKPSGKIRARKPPPGQCNQENDSDCCEDGKLYTTYKCSPPVSSHTKAKITVNSFEAGGDGGAPSECDNKFHSDKELVVALSTGWFDNKSRCLNYITIHGNGKSVKAKVVDECDSTMGCDSDHDYQPPCRNNIVDASKAVWNALGVSDPDDVGEMDIYWTDA